A genomic window from Methanovulcanius yangii includes:
- the dnaK gene encoding molecular chaperone DnaK — MGKEKIIGIDLGTSNSEAAVMMGGKPTIIPSAEGATVAGKMFPSYIAFAADGQLLVGEPARRQAVSNPEGTVTAAKRKIGTSHVYHIRGKDYTPQQISAFLLKKIKRDAEAFLGETVTKAVITVPAYFNDNQRTATKDAGKIAGLDVVRLVNEPTAASMAYGLDRGGEYKILVFDLGGGTLDVTIMEFGGGTFTVLATAGDTHLGGTDMDDAVFEWIAAEYQKQEGIDIRKDKMAVNRVREAAEKAKIELSTVLETEINLPYVSATQEGPKHLSMKLSRAKLEQLVEPTIKRCITPFEQALKDAGLTRDDIEKVILVGGPTRMPVVQKFIEDHIGRKAERGIDPMECVAIGAAIQGGILAGEITDMVLLDVTPLTLGIETLGGVRTQLIERNTTIPTKKSQIFTTAADLQTSVTVHVLQGERPMAADNVSLGQFNLVGIPPAPRGVPQIEVTFDIDSSGILNVSAKDLGTGKEQKMTITASTKLAESDVEKMVHEAEEYEEEDRRRKEEVEVRNNADSLVYTAEKTIAELAGKLTTEQTDKVNTAIAAVKAALAENDMDTIRSETDRLRTALSEAGSAVYQQTAGQQAAGPQPGYTGSGERGEGKGGEDVVDADFEVHDEK; from the coding sequence ATGGGCAAAGAGAAGATAATCGGAATTGATCTGGGAACATCGAACAGCGAGGCGGCGGTGATGATGGGCGGCAAACCCACCATCATCCCCTCGGCGGAGGGGGCGACGGTCGCAGGGAAGATGTTTCCCTCGTATATCGCATTTGCGGCCGACGGCCAGCTCCTCGTGGGAGAACCGGCACGGCGGCAGGCGGTGAGCAACCCCGAAGGGACGGTCACGGCGGCAAAACGAAAGATCGGCACGAGCCATGTCTACCATATTCGCGGCAAGGACTATACGCCGCAGCAGATCTCGGCGTTTCTCCTCAAAAAGATCAAACGGGATGCGGAGGCGTTTCTGGGTGAGACGGTGACGAAGGCCGTGATCACGGTCCCGGCCTACTTCAATGACAACCAGAGGACGGCAACGAAGGATGCCGGGAAGATCGCCGGTCTCGATGTCGTCCGGCTCGTCAACGAACCCACCGCCGCATCGATGGCCTACGGGCTCGACCGGGGCGGGGAGTACAAGATCCTCGTCTTCGATTTGGGCGGCGGCACGCTGGATGTGACAATCATGGAGTTCGGTGGCGGGACGTTCACGGTGCTTGCAACGGCCGGCGACACCCATCTCGGCGGAACGGATATGGATGACGCCGTCTTCGAATGGATCGCCGCCGAGTACCAGAAACAGGAGGGCATCGATATCCGCAAGGATAAGATGGCGGTTAACCGGGTCAGGGAGGCGGCGGAGAAGGCGAAGATCGAACTCTCGACCGTGCTCGAGACCGAGATCAACCTGCCCTATGTCTCCGCCACCCAGGAAGGGCCAAAACATCTCTCGATGAAGCTCTCCCGGGCAAAGCTCGAACAGCTCGTCGAACCGACGATCAAACGCTGCATCACCCCGTTCGAACAGGCGCTCAAGGATGCCGGACTGACCAGGGACGATATCGAGAAGGTCATCCTCGTCGGGGGTCCGACCCGGATGCCGGTCGTCCAGAAATTCATCGAAGACCATATCGGAAGAAAGGCGGAACGCGGCATCGACCCGATGGAGTGTGTTGCAATCGGCGCCGCCATTCAGGGCGGCATCCTCGCAGGCGAGATCACCGACATGGTGCTCCTCGACGTCACCCCGCTCACCCTCGGCATCGAGACGCTCGGGGGGGTGCGGACCCAGCTCATCGAACGAAACACCACCATCCCCACCAAAAAGAGCCAGATCTTCACCACCGCGGCAGACCTCCAGACCTCCGTTACGGTGCATGTGCTTCAGGGCGAACGGCCGATGGCGGCGGACAATGTCAGCCTCGGCCAGTTCAATCTCGTCGGCATCCCTCCCGCCCCGCGGGGTGTCCCCCAGATTGAGGTGACCTTTGATATCGACTCGTCCGGCATCCTCAATGTCTCCGCCAAAGACCTCGGGACAGGGAAGGAGCAGAAGATGACGATCACCGCCTCGACGAAGCTTGCGGAGTCCGATGTCGAGAAGATGGTGCATGAGGCGGAGGAATACGAAGAGGAGGACCGGCGGCGAAAAGAGGAGGTCGAGGTCCGCAACAACGCCGATTCCCTTGTCTATACGGCGGAAAAGACCATTGCCGAACTTGCCGGGAAACTCACCACCGAGCAGACGGACAAGGTGAACACGGCGATAGCAGCCGTGAAGGCGGCCCTCGCGGAGAATGACATGGACACGATCCGAAGCGAGACCGACCGTCTCAGGACCGCCCTGAGTGAGGCGGGCAGCGCCGTCTACCAGCAGACGGCCGGGCAGCAGGCGGCGGGCCCGCAGCCGGGGTATACCGGCAGCGGGGAGAGAGGGGAAGGGAAGGGCGGCGAGGACGTCGTCGATGCCGATTTCGAGGTCCATGACGAGAAATAA
- a CDS encoding nucleotide exchange factor GrpE, with protein sequence MAAEPGTAAGTEPADERERLKTELAEMTHLAEERLEQLKYLQAEFDNYRKWSEKEKGAMASRANERLITDLLVILDDFEQALPSLKDEENREGVGMVYRKMVKILAAYGLEPIVCMGKKADPALHEVLCKEHCAEEPGTIVGEIGKGYRLKSKVIRPSKVMVAEKTSGEEGEENGQREDNRN encoded by the coding sequence ATGGCGGCAGAACCCGGCACGGCGGCAGGGACCGAACCGGCCGACGAGAGAGAACGGCTGAAAACCGAGCTTGCTGAGATGACGCATCTTGCAGAGGAGCGGCTGGAACAGCTCAAGTACCTTCAGGCAGAGTTCGACAACTACCGGAAATGGTCTGAAAAGGAGAAGGGGGCGATGGCGTCCCGTGCAAACGAGCGCCTGATCACCGATCTCCTCGTCATACTCGACGATTTCGAGCAGGCGCTCCCGTCACTAAAGGACGAAGAGAACCGGGAAGGGGTCGGCATGGTCTACCGGAAGATGGTGAAGATCCTCGCGGCATACGGGCTCGAACCAATCGTTTGCATGGGAAAGAAGGCCGACCCCGCCCTCCATGAGGTCCTCTGCAAAGAGCACTGTGCCGAAGAGCCCGGCACCATCGTCGGCGAGATCGGGAAGGGCTACCGCCTGAAATCAAAAGTGATCCGGCCATCGAAGGTGATGGTCGCGGAGAAGACATCCGGAGAAGAAGGTGAGGAGAATGGGCAAAGAGAAGATAATCGGAATTGA
- a CDS encoding GNAT family N-acetyltransferase — MDTLLSITTDRLELIPATHAMLAADLNGHDALRRLLHADVPTKWPPTLLDETVRKAFCQMAEEPSDPHFAFWYWILRGADTGERTLIGSGGITAIRGEPGTVGIGYSVLDAFQGRGYATEAVGALLPVIFELPGVVRIQATTSPDLPSSIRVLEKTGFIYAGTKEEGEGIEEGTLSYLLDG, encoded by the coding sequence ATGGACACCTTATTATCCATCACCACGGACCGTCTGGAACTGATTCCCGCCACCCATGCAATGCTGGCGGCGGATCTCAATGGACACGACGCCCTTCGCCGTCTTCTCCACGCAGACGTCCCCACGAAATGGCCCCCCACTCTCCTCGACGAGACCGTCCGCAAAGCCTTCTGCCAAATGGCGGAGGAACCATCCGACCCCCATTTTGCCTTCTGGTACTGGATACTGCGGGGCGCCGACACAGGGGAGCGCACCCTCATCGGGAGCGGAGGCATCACTGCTATTCGGGGAGAGCCCGGCACCGTCGGCATCGGCTATTCCGTTCTGGACGCCTTTCAGGGCAGGGGGTACGCGACGGAGGCCGTCGGGGCCCTTCTTCCCGTCATCTTTGAGCTCCCGGGGGTCGTCCGCATCCAGGCCACCACCTCGCCCGACCTTCCCTCATCTATCCGGGTGCTGGAAAAAACCGGTTTCATCTACGCCGGCACGAAGGAAGAGGGCGAAGGCATCGAGGAAGGAACGTTGTCGTATCTCCTCGACGGCTGA
- a CDS encoding class I SAM-dependent methyltransferase, producing the protein MYQEAIIEMAEKGTHPDRKGGKKGAGNMDEIAKTIFAPIYPVIARNIVDRFGIVSGVCVDIGSGPASLAIAIAGLTDLAVIALDYSDEMHEAARRNIADAGLADRIELLCGDVHAIPLPDDSADLIISRGSMFFWDDIHTAFREIYRILKPGGKTCIGGGFGNAELFASVSAAMIKKFPEWEEKNKRHMSPENVARYRTMLEEIGVPHYEIIVGDGGFWIVISKSAAGRLP; encoded by the coding sequence ATGTATCAGGAGGCAATCATCGAAATGGCAGAGAAGGGAACGCACCCGGACCGGAAGGGCGGCAAAAAAGGCGCCGGCAACATGGATGAGATAGCAAAGACGATCTTCGCACCGATCTACCCGGTCATCGCCCGGAATATCGTCGATCGATTCGGGATTGTAAGCGGGGTCTGCGTCGATATCGGGAGCGGGCCTGCATCCCTTGCGATCGCCATCGCGGGACTCACGGACCTTGCGGTCATCGCCCTCGACTACTCGGACGAGATGCACGAGGCCGCCCGGCGCAATATCGCCGATGCAGGACTCGCCGATCGCATCGAGCTCCTCTGCGGCGACGTGCACGCGATCCCGCTCCCCGATGACTCTGCCGACCTCATCATCAGCCGCGGCTCGATGTTCTTCTGGGACGACATCCACACTGCCTTCAGGGAAATCTACCGGATCCTGAAGCCCGGCGGGAAGACCTGCATCGGCGGCGGGTTTGGAAATGCGGAGCTCTTTGCCTCGGTCTCCGCCGCGATGATCAAAAAATTCCCCGAGTGGGAGGAGAAGAACAAGCGGCACATGTCCCCCGAGAACGTGGCGCGGTACCGTACGATGCTCGAGGAGATCGGTGTTCCGCACTACGAGATCATCGTGGGCGACGGGGGGTTCTGGATTGTCATCTCCAAATCTGCGGCCGGACGACTCCCCTGA
- a CDS encoding prenyltransferase — protein MPSIPSSATTHAKRSELLAGTLRDIIALGRFPFLLAGAILFLLGAAAGALHAGWPPAGQLVLGYAVFGCAHLALSYSNEYYDRFSDCPEESPVSGGSGVLQRKGHLAPAALACAVLLTAASILLLILYSGRYGWSPLLWAWVVAGNVIGWAYSAPPVRLAARGLGEGATAAAFGILMPGMGYLIATGTLDAAFLPFALPLTSLGVVFILAVELPDCECDRAHGKKTAVVRLGRRRSATLILAAAGTATLLFVLATTPSAGILPAVSSLPVLGVAAVGWRECDGSRTAGRRSAARTVAALVLCITIITAVLIWSYLTGNGIP, from the coding sequence ATGCCGTCTATACCGTCCTCCGCCACCACGCACGCGAAGAGAAGTGAGCTCCTCGCGGGCACACTCCGCGACATCATCGCCCTCGGGAGGTTCCCCTTTCTTTTGGCAGGCGCCATTCTCTTTCTCCTTGGGGCGGCGGCGGGAGCCCTCCACGCCGGGTGGCCACCGGCAGGACAACTCGTGCTCGGCTACGCGGTTTTCGGGTGCGCCCACCTCGCGCTCTCCTACAGCAACGAGTACTACGACCGCTTCTCCGACTGCCCGGAGGAAAGCCCCGTCTCGGGGGGAAGCGGCGTCCTGCAGCGAAAGGGCCATCTCGCCCCGGCGGCGCTCGCCTGCGCCGTCCTCCTCACCGCCGCTTCAATTCTCCTTCTCATCCTGTACAGTGGACGGTATGGGTGGTCGCCCCTCCTCTGGGCATGGGTCGTCGCCGGCAACGTCATCGGCTGGGCCTACTCCGCCCCGCCGGTTCGCCTTGCCGCCCGCGGCCTCGGGGAGGGGGCGACCGCCGCCGCATTCGGCATTCTGATGCCGGGGATGGGGTATCTCATCGCAACAGGTACGCTCGATGCAGCCTTCCTGCCGTTCGCCCTCCCCCTCACTTCCCTCGGCGTGGTCTTCATCCTCGCCGTCGAACTCCCCGACTGCGAATGCGACCGGGCACACGGCAAAAAAACGGCCGTGGTGCGGTTGGGTCGGCGACGCTCCGCCACCCTGATCCTTGCCGCGGCGGGGACGGCGACCCTCCTCTTCGTCCTTGCCACCACTCCGTCGGCGGGCATCCTCCCGGCGGTCTCCTCGCTTCCCGTCCTCGGCGTCGCGGCCGTGGGGTGGCGGGAGTGCGACGGGTCGCGGACGGCGGGGAGGCGGTCGGCGGCACGGACGGTCGCAGCCCTCGTCCTCTGCATCACGATCATCACCGCCGTGCTCATCTGGTCGTATCTGACGGGAAACGGCATTCCATAG
- a CDS encoding ABC1 kinase family protein, with protein sequence MVRLLRRYREMVQILVRHGFGVVVNEIYPGSAPLEKLKKHPDTEHAATYVSIREAIVELGPVFIKFGQILSTRSDLLPPGLVAELKTLTDDVPPVPFSEIRPALEEAFGPLDEAEVVFDEEPVAAASLSQVHLATLAGGRRVAVKVRRPGIAETIENDLVILENLARRIEERYPHLRVYNPTGLVGEFARQIRSEIDFILDGKNADQLRRNMRTVDGVVVPRIYWETTTHEVLTMEYREGVRIDDVDALRALHHDTRAICTAVFTAYIKQIFEDGFFHADPHPGNLLVGPDGRVVFLDFGMVGVLRPQRRETYTRLLLAIADDDIEEVAACYRRLGVAITDVDADAFMDDTYAVFQQYRNVEANQFDMALVLTQIPEILRKYRLTVPTTMMLVIKVIVMMLSVAERLDASFNFTRSVSPFLAGLATPRLYQRGDIHRAARHASDVAASVRDFPLTLNRALHRLAGGDFAIELKDTSTREMALAMKYASSMLLIGLVISSLVIGSSLIILAAGLPFDTAACTTIVDLTLIGYIVAVIIGIYAVYTVLRHHAREEK encoded by the coding sequence ATGGTGCGGCTTCTCCGGCGGTATCGTGAGATGGTGCAGATCCTCGTTCGGCACGGGTTCGGCGTCGTGGTCAATGAGATCTATCCAGGATCGGCACCGCTGGAGAAGCTGAAGAAACATCCCGACACGGAGCATGCGGCGACCTATGTCTCCATCCGCGAGGCGATCGTCGAGTTGGGCCCGGTCTTCATCAAATTCGGCCAGATCCTGAGCACGAGAAGCGACCTCCTCCCGCCGGGGCTCGTCGCCGAACTCAAAACGCTCACCGACGACGTCCCCCCCGTCCCGTTTTCGGAGATCCGTCCCGCCCTCGAGGAGGCGTTCGGGCCCCTTGATGAAGCGGAGGTCGTCTTTGATGAGGAGCCCGTTGCAGCGGCGTCGCTCTCGCAGGTTCATCTGGCGACGCTCGCCGGCGGCAGGCGGGTCGCCGTCAAGGTCCGCCGGCCGGGGATCGCGGAGACGATCGAAAACGACCTCGTCATCCTCGAAAACCTCGCCCGCCGCATCGAGGAGCGGTACCCCCACCTGCGGGTCTACAACCCGACCGGACTCGTTGGCGAATTCGCCCGGCAAATCAGAAGCGAGATCGACTTCATCCTCGACGGGAAGAACGCCGACCAGCTCCGCCGGAATATGAGAACCGTGGACGGCGTCGTCGTCCCCCGCATCTACTGGGAGACGACGACCCACGAGGTGCTCACGATGGAGTACCGCGAGGGGGTGCGCATCGATGACGTCGATGCCCTCCGGGCCCTGCACCACGACACCCGTGCCATCTGCACGGCGGTCTTCACGGCGTACATCAAACAGATCTTCGAGGACGGGTTCTTTCACGCCGACCCGCACCCCGGCAACCTGCTGGTCGGCCCGGACGGCAGGGTGGTCTTCCTCGACTTCGGGATGGTGGGCGTCCTGCGCCCCCAGCGCCGCGAGACCTATACCCGCCTTCTGCTTGCGATCGCCGACGACGACATCGAGGAGGTTGCCGCGTGCTACCGGCGCCTCGGGGTGGCGATCACCGACGTCGATGCGGACGCCTTCATGGACGACACCTATGCGGTCTTCCAGCAGTACCGCAACGTCGAGGCGAACCAGTTCGACATGGCCCTCGTGCTCACGCAGATCCCGGAGATCCTGCGCAAGTACCGCCTCACCGTCCCGACGACGATGATGCTCGTCATCAAGGTGATCGTGATGATGCTCTCCGTGGCCGAACGGCTCGACGCGTCGTTCAATTTCACCCGGAGCGTCTCCCCGTTTCTGGCCGGGCTTGCCACCCCCCGCCTCTACCAGAGAGGCGACATCCACCGGGCCGCCCGCCACGCCTCCGATGTGGCGGCGAGCGTCCGCGACTTTCCTCTCACGCTCAACCGGGCCCTCCACCGGCTTGCGGGCGGCGACTTCGCCATCGAACTGAAGGACACGAGCACCCGCGAGATGGCGCTTGCGATGAAGTATGCATCCTCGATGCTCCTCATCGGCCTCGTCATCTCCTCGCTTGTCATCGGCTCCTCCCTCATCATCCTCGCCGCGGGCCTCCCGTTCGACACCGCCGCCTGCACCACGATCGTCGACCTTACGCTCATCGGCTACATCGTCGCCGTGATCATCGGAATCTATGCCGTCTATACCGTCCTCCGCCACCACGCACGCGAAGAGAAGTGA
- a CDS encoding PEGA domain-containing protein has product MQKISPQLLGAILVIAAMALVMPVAADLVWQTQTINDVGSAGQFNALAYDSGNHPGISYYDDENTALIYAYYDGTTWNKETVDNTGVAGMYTSLAFDGSDNPVISYYDQGNTALKCAWYDGASWHNTTVDATGDVGSFSSLAIDTTGIIGISYVNSSAGSLKYAEKSGDEWQNVTVDATCDGVAKTSMAFDGMDTPAISYYDSGSHGNLKYASCDAGTWSNETVTSVASVGSWNSLAFDGSDHPCISYVYSSTLKSVRYASYDGSVWQFDTVEESSSSYGSTSLDFDAGGDPVIAYSRHSDTVRFASYNGTGWELATIATPDYGVGTVSLATDSNGNPGISYDNLDNWFGLSIDLLYAYGSPVGNLNVTSVPSGATIVLDGTPRGEVTNTTLTNLPVGTYAVTVQKDGFVTPAAQNVAVTEGNTTPVSFALTPQTGNLTVTSDPAGAWIWIEGGNISQQTPFTIPNMLVGTRNVTVQKEGYEIPLNETVTITNATTTTVDFTLAPLTGNVTVTSVPTGAWVWIDGANTTEQTGHEFSLPIGDHNVSVRLDYYVTPANRTVTITDGCTLAEEFTLAHEYGNISVNSTPSDAWIWLDGANTTRQTNSTLLNVEAGPHNVTVRMTDYITPIPQDVTVTNGTTAEMTFALTPEMGNITVTSDPAGAWIWLDGMNITRTTPFTLTDMLVGEYNVTVTKTDYQVPANRTVTVTNATTTTADFSLELLTGNVTVTSTPSDAWVWIDGANTTQTTEHEFTLPIGDHNVTVRLDYYVTPANSTVTITDGCSLTQDFLLAHEYGNLSVNSTPADAWIWLDGANTTRQTNTTLTNVIAGPHNVTIAKTGYAAPVVQDVTITNGTTTEAAFTLTPLPPVADFTVDQVSGPANLTVNFTDASTGVEIACWNWSFGDDTWFNTTNSALKNPSHTYDTAGAYTATLFVTSPGGTDSATTGITVAMLANFTATPLEGLTGMTVQFNDTSLGAPDTWAWDFGDGATATEQNPSHAYTTAGTYSVTLTAGLGAVNDTETKTGLITVTNPAPTPTPTPVRHGSGSGSSTTPFVYDGGTGTILTSFEGKVLKKTLIHADDGLATLTLAQGVVAHNADGTSVGEIAIVAINASELPDNLNSAFTFAGHAYRCTPTGATFAPSILLTFAIPADEWDDLDADELNIRFYDEKTGVWVELPATVNTATRTITAEITHFSIYGLFAGDASATTVSTTQPTVVPDTTAPGLTETTAAADTTPAPGPTRSAPLGCIPLIALGAFALLWKRR; this is encoded by the coding sequence ATGCAGAAAATATCCCCACAACTACTCGGTGCCATCCTGGTTATCGCAGCGATGGCACTCGTCATGCCGGTTGCGGCCGACCTGGTGTGGCAGACACAGACCATAAATGATGTCGGCAGTGCCGGCCAGTTCAATGCACTCGCTTATGATTCCGGCAACCATCCCGGCATCAGCTACTACGATGATGAAAACACGGCCCTGATATATGCATATTACGACGGGACCACGTGGAATAAAGAAACGGTTGACAACACCGGCGTTGCAGGGATGTATACCTCACTTGCCTTCGATGGCAGTGACAATCCTGTGATCAGTTACTATGACCAAGGGAACACGGCCCTGAAATGTGCCTGGTACGACGGTGCCTCGTGGCACAACACCACTGTCGACGCCACCGGCGATGTCGGCTCATTCTCCTCGCTTGCCATCGACACGACCGGTATTATCGGTATCAGTTACGTGAATTCATCCGCCGGTTCCCTGAAATATGCGGAGAAGAGCGGCGATGAATGGCAAAATGTCACCGTTGACGCCACGTGTGACGGCGTTGCTAAGACCTCGATGGCCTTCGACGGCATGGATACTCCGGCAATCAGCTACTATGATTCAGGCTCACACGGGAACCTGAAATATGCATCCTGCGATGCCGGAACGTGGTCGAATGAGACCGTAACGTCTGTTGCAAGTGTCGGTTCCTGGAATTCCCTTGCATTCGATGGCAGCGACCATCCCTGTATAAGTTATGTCTATTCCTCGACACTAAAATCGGTTAGGTATGCCAGCTATGACGGGAGTGTCTGGCAATTCGACACCGTCGAAGAATCAAGCTCCAGCTACGGTTCCACCTCGCTTGACTTTGATGCCGGTGGCGACCCCGTTATCGCTTATTCGCGACACAGCGACACAGTACGGTTCGCCTCATACAACGGAACAGGATGGGAGCTTGCGACCATCGCCACGCCTGATTATGGGGTCGGGACAGTATCCCTTGCCACCGATTCCAACGGCAACCCTGGTATCAGTTATGATAATCTTGATAACTGGTTTGGACTCTCAATCGACCTCCTCTACGCCTACGGAAGCCCCGTCGGCAACCTGAACGTCACCTCCGTTCCCTCGGGCGCGACGATCGTCCTTGACGGTACGCCCCGCGGAGAGGTGACCAATACCACGCTCACGAACCTTCCCGTCGGGACCTATGCGGTCACGGTACAAAAGGACGGGTTCGTCACCCCTGCGGCCCAGAACGTCGCGGTGACGGAGGGCAATACCACACCGGTGTCCTTTGCACTGACGCCGCAGACGGGCAACCTGACCGTCACCTCCGACCCGGCTGGGGCATGGATCTGGATCGAGGGAGGAAACATCTCCCAGCAGACCCCCTTTACCATTCCAAATATGCTGGTGGGAACCCGCAACGTCACGGTCCAGAAAGAGGGATACGAAATCCCCCTGAACGAGACGGTCACCATCACCAACGCCACCACGACAACGGTGGACTTCACTCTTGCACCGCTCACCGGCAATGTGACCGTCACCTCCGTTCCGACCGGCGCATGGGTCTGGATCGACGGCGCGAACACCACCGAACAGACAGGGCATGAATTCTCCCTCCCCATTGGCGATCACAACGTCTCCGTCCGGCTCGACTACTACGTCACCCCCGCAAACAGGACCGTCACCATCACCGACGGCTGTACGCTTGCAGAAGAGTTCACCCTCGCACACGAGTACGGCAACATCTCCGTCAACTCCACTCCCTCGGACGCATGGATATGGCTCGACGGGGCAAACACGACCCGACAGACCAACAGCACCCTTCTCAATGTCGAGGCGGGCCCCCACAACGTGACCGTCCGGATGACCGATTACATCACCCCAATTCCCCAGGATGTCACCGTCACCAACGGCACGACGGCGGAGATGACCTTTGCCCTGACACCCGAGATGGGTAATATCACCGTCACCTCCGACCCGGCAGGCGCGTGGATATGGCTCGACGGGATGAATATCACCCGGACGACTCCCTTCACCCTCACCGATATGCTCGTCGGCGAGTACAATGTCACGGTGACGAAGACCGATTATCAGGTCCCGGCAAACCGGACCGTCACGGTGACCAACGCCACGACGACCACGGCGGACTTCTCCCTCGAACTGCTCACCGGCAACGTCACCGTCACCTCCACCCCATCGGACGCATGGGTCTGGATTGACGGCGCAAATACCACGCAGACAACCGAACACGAATTCACCCTGCCGATCGGCGACCACAACGTGACCGTCCGCCTCGACTACTACGTCACCCCGGCCAACAGCACGGTGACGATCACCGACGGGTGCTCGCTCACGCAGGATTTCCTTCTCGCACACGAGTACGGCAACCTCTCGGTCAACTCCACCCCCGCTGATGCATGGATATGGCTCGACGGGGCCAACACCACCCGGCAGACCAATACCACCCTCACCAACGTCATTGCAGGGCCCCACAACGTCACCATCGCAAAGACCGGGTATGCAGCCCCCGTCGTCCAGGACGTGACCATCACCAACGGCACGACCACGGAGGCGGCCTTCACCCTCACACCGCTCCCGCCGGTTGCGGATTTCACCGTCGACCAGGTATCCGGCCCTGCGAACCTGACCGTCAACTTCACCGATGCATCCACCGGCGTCGAGATCGCCTGCTGGAACTGGTCGTTCGGCGATGACACATGGTTCAACACGACCAATTCGGCCCTGAAGAACCCCTCACACACGTACGATACCGCCGGTGCCTACACGGCAACGCTCTTCGTGACCTCGCCGGGCGGCACCGACTCGGCAACGACCGGAATCACCGTTGCGATGCTCGCAAACTTCACCGCAACACCGCTGGAAGGGCTTACCGGCATGACCGTCCAGTTCAATGACACCTCGCTCGGTGCCCCGGACACCTGGGCATGGGACTTCGGCGACGGTGCCACTGCAACGGAGCAGAACCCGTCGCATGCCTACACCACTGCGGGGACCTACAGTGTCACCCTCACGGCCGGCCTCGGAGCGGTCAACGACACCGAGACGAAGACAGGTCTCATCACCGTCACCAACCCCGCACCCACCCCTACGCCGACCCCGGTGCGCCACGGCTCCGGCAGCGGCAGCAGCACCACCCCGTTCGTCTATGACGGCGGCACGGGCACGATCCTCACCTCCTTCGAGGGCAAGGTTCTCAAGAAGACCCTCATCCATGCCGATGACGGTCTTGCCACGCTCACGCTTGCACAGGGCGTCGTTGCGCACAATGCGGACGGCACCTCCGTCGGGGAGATCGCCATCGTGGCGATCAATGCATCAGAACTGCCCGACAACCTGAACAGCGCCTTCACCTTCGCCGGCCATGCCTACCGGTGCACGCCCACCGGTGCCACCTTCGCACCGTCGATCCTGCTCACGTTTGCCATCCCCGCCGACGAATGGGACGACCTTGACGCAGACGAACTGAACATCCGGTTCTATGACGAAAAGACCGGCGTTTGGGTCGAACTCCCGGCAACGGTGAACACGGCGACCCGCACGATCACCGCAGAGATCACCCACTTCAGCATCTACGGTCTCTTCGCCGGTGATGCTTCCGCAACGACAGTCTCGACGACCCAACCCACCGTGGTCCCCGACACCACCGCACCCGGCCTGACGGAGACAACCGCAGCGGCCGACACCACCCCTGCACCCGGACCGACCCGGTCGGCACCGCTCGGCTGCATCCCCCTGATTGCCCTCGGCGCCTTCGCCCTCCTCTGGAAGCGGCGCTGA